One stretch of Siphonobacter curvatus DNA includes these proteins:
- a CDS encoding VCBS repeat-containing protein: MRDQCNVVLKVLIVASGFLIGLTACTSSHEKPLFETLDSTQTGIAFQNTVVDDDSLNIVEYLYFYNGAGVAAGDINNDGLTDLYFVSNRGKNKLYLNKGNWKFEDVTEQAGVGGFADWQTGVSMADVNGDGWLDMYVCAVGNYRGLEGSNELYINNHDGTFTEKAAEYGLDFTGFSTQAAFFDYDHDGDLDCYLLNHAIHKAISYNNVNARFLRDNEAGDYLFENKIIDKGNQAKPWFVNVSEKAGIYGAPMGYGLGISVGDLDNDGWEDIYVSNDFHEDDYYYHNNGNGTFTEKLKETFAHTSRFSMGNDVADINNDGWLDVMTLDMYPEDEKVEKSSAGEDAFDVFSFKLSYGYHYQYARNCLQLNLQGKRFVDIAAQLGMAATDWSWAPLWADYDGDGVKDVFITNGIVRRPNNMDYIKYVFQDSVYAALDKRVKDAVRRSIQHMPEGKTHNYLYQGVVKGPFDFNFKNRSADWGFAKENISNGAVYADLDNDGDLDLISNDINEAAGVYRNTARQTLGNHYLKVNFKGEKANVFGVGAKVLMRDSTQLFYQQNSPVRGFQSSVEPTLTFGLGKQALIDSLLVIWPDGKSETLRNIKTNQNLTLRYASAKNQEVSQWWKNAETPVLEEVQPGPIPYTHYENKDYFDFSREPLMPFQLSTEGPRLAKGDVNGDGLEDIYIPGAKLKVGQLFTQKPDGQFVRSMQPTFDADSSAEHVAATFFDADGDGDLDLYVVAGGNEYYGEMGQLQDLLYFNDGKGSFTKASTALPKMLENKSGVYPADFDKDGDIDLFVSGRVTAYAYGKPPRSFLLVNDGKGNFSDQTDRLAPELRLAGLLTDAHWSDFDGDQKPDLLVIGDWMEPQLFVQKGGKFTRKPIRMEEADGTESTRMKGFWSRMAWGDLNKDGREDGVFGNLGLNSRFRRKGSDHLKMWVKDIDSNGQAEQILAYEDQSGSYYPLAGKDELGKQLPSVINKKFTTYADFAGKTVEDIFNKGELNGATEFEINRYSSVWLENKGDLRFVIHELPAPAQWSKLYAFAIGDVDGNGTPDVLTGGNLYSVNPAQGQYNANPGLVLFNDGKGNFRASPGPFSGFSVTGEIRDIQVLRTASGTRWLVSRNNDRLLVFKTYTHPIQ; encoded by the coding sequence ATGCGTGATCAGTGTAACGTAGTCCTGAAAGTACTAATCGTAGCGAGTGGTTTCTTAATAGGCTTAACGGCCTGTACTTCTTCCCATGAAAAACCCCTATTTGAAACCCTGGATTCGACCCAAACGGGTATTGCGTTTCAGAATACCGTTGTAGACGACGACAGCCTGAATATTGTCGAATATCTGTATTTCTATAATGGAGCAGGCGTAGCGGCAGGAGATATTAACAACGATGGACTAACGGATTTGTATTTCGTTAGCAACCGTGGCAAAAATAAATTATACCTTAATAAAGGAAACTGGAAGTTTGAAGACGTTACCGAGCAGGCGGGCGTAGGCGGTTTTGCCGATTGGCAGACGGGCGTGAGTATGGCCGATGTCAACGGTGACGGCTGGCTGGACATGTACGTGTGTGCTGTCGGAAATTACCGGGGACTGGAAGGCTCAAACGAACTCTATATTAACAATCACGACGGAACCTTTACGGAAAAGGCCGCTGAATACGGACTTGATTTTACAGGCTTTTCAACGCAGGCGGCTTTTTTCGACTACGATCACGATGGTGATCTAGATTGTTATCTGCTCAATCACGCCATTCATAAAGCCATTTCGTACAACAACGTAAATGCCCGGTTCCTGCGGGATAACGAAGCCGGGGATTATCTCTTCGAAAATAAAATCATTGATAAGGGAAACCAGGCGAAACCCTGGTTTGTGAATGTATCCGAAAAAGCAGGTATCTACGGAGCACCGATGGGCTACGGTCTGGGAATTTCCGTGGGCGATCTGGATAACGACGGCTGGGAAGATATTTACGTTTCCAACGACTTTCACGAAGACGACTACTACTATCACAACAACGGAAACGGCACCTTTACCGAAAAACTAAAAGAGACGTTTGCTCATACCAGCCGCTTTTCGATGGGCAATGACGTGGCCGACATTAATAACGATGGCTGGCTGGACGTGATGACGCTGGATATGTATCCCGAAGATGAAAAGGTCGAAAAATCATCGGCGGGCGAAGATGCGTTCGACGTTTTTTCGTTCAAACTCAGCTATGGGTATCACTATCAGTATGCCCGCAATTGTCTACAATTAAACTTACAGGGTAAACGCTTCGTGGACATTGCCGCCCAACTCGGCATGGCCGCTACGGACTGGAGCTGGGCACCGCTCTGGGCCGACTATGACGGCGATGGCGTGAAGGACGTATTTATCACCAATGGCATCGTCCGGCGACCCAATAATATGGATTACATCAAATACGTTTTTCAGGACTCCGTATACGCCGCCTTGGATAAACGGGTGAAAGATGCCGTTCGTAGATCTATTCAGCACATGCCCGAAGGCAAAACGCACAATTACCTCTACCAAGGCGTAGTTAAAGGGCCTTTCGATTTTAATTTCAAAAATCGCTCTGCGGACTGGGGATTTGCTAAGGAAAATATTAGTAACGGAGCGGTCTACGCGGATCTGGATAACGATGGCGATCTGGATCTGATCAGTAACGACATCAATGAGGCCGCAGGCGTGTATCGAAATACAGCCCGCCAGACGCTGGGGAACCATTACCTGAAAGTAAATTTCAAGGGAGAAAAGGCGAATGTTTTTGGCGTTGGAGCGAAAGTATTGATGCGGGACAGTACCCAGTTGTTTTACCAGCAAAACAGCCCCGTACGCGGTTTTCAATCGTCAGTAGAACCTACATTAACATTTGGTTTGGGCAAACAAGCCCTTATCGACAGCCTGCTGGTCATCTGGCCGGATGGGAAATCAGAAACCCTGCGGAATATCAAAACAAACCAAAACCTGACCTTGCGGTATGCTTCTGCCAAAAATCAGGAAGTATCGCAATGGTGGAAAAACGCCGAGACGCCCGTACTGGAGGAAGTACAGCCCGGTCCCATCCCCTACACGCATTACGAGAACAAGGATTATTTTGACTTTAGCCGCGAACCGCTGATGCCTTTTCAGCTTTCGACGGAAGGCCCACGACTGGCCAAAGGTGACGTGAACGGCGATGGCCTGGAAGATATTTACATTCCCGGGGCTAAACTCAAGGTCGGGCAGTTATTCACGCAAAAACCCGACGGTCAGTTTGTCCGTAGCATGCAACCCACATTCGACGCTGATTCATCGGCTGAACACGTAGCCGCTACGTTTTTTGATGCCGATGGAGATGGTGATCTGGATCTGTACGTTGTTGCGGGGGGGAATGAGTACTACGGCGAAATGGGTCAGTTACAAGACCTGTTGTACTTCAATGACGGAAAAGGTTCTTTTACCAAAGCCAGTACGGCGTTACCAAAAATGCTGGAAAACAAGTCGGGGGTGTATCCGGCGGACTTCGATAAAGACGGGGATATTGATTTGTTTGTTTCGGGCCGCGTGACAGCTTATGCCTACGGAAAACCACCCCGGTCGTTCCTGTTGGTAAATGACGGGAAAGGGAATTTCAGCGATCAAACGGATCGGCTGGCTCCGGAGTTACGGTTGGCGGGTTTACTGACGGATGCCCACTGGAGCGACTTTGACGGCGACCAGAAGCCCGATCTACTGGTGATCGGCGATTGGATGGAGCCCCAACTCTTTGTACAAAAAGGCGGAAAATTCACCCGAAAACCCATTCGGATGGAAGAAGCCGACGGTACAGAATCCACCCGTATGAAAGGTTTCTGGAGTCGTATGGCCTGGGGCGATCTCAATAAAGACGGGCGGGAAGATGGGGTGTTCGGTAATCTGGGGCTGAATAGTCGTTTTCGGCGAAAAGGATCTGATCATTTGAAAATGTGGGTGAAAGACATCGATTCGAATGGGCAGGCTGAACAAATTCTGGCGTACGAAGATCAGTCCGGCTCGTACTATCCGCTGGCGGGCAAAGACGAACTGGGCAAACAGCTTCCTTCGGTCATCAACAAGAAATTCACCACCTACGCTGATTTCGCCGGAAAAACCGTAGAGGACATCTTCAATAAAGGCGAGCTGAACGGAGCCACTGAATTTGAAATCAATCGTTACAGTTCCGTATGGCTGGAGAACAAAGGGGACCTTCGGTTTGTCATTCACGAATTGCCGGCTCCGGCCCAATGGTCAAAACTCTACGCATTCGCGATTGGCGACGTGGATGGTAACGGGACACCAGACGTACTGACCGGAGGCAACCTCTATAGCGTTAATCCGGCTCAGGGACAGTATAATGCAAACCCCGGTCTGGTACTATTCAACGATGGTAAAGGGAACTTCCGAGCCAGCCCCGGACCTTTTTCCGGGTTTTCAGTAACCGGCGAAATTCGGGATATACAGGTCCTCCGAACGGCGTCGGGAACCCGCTGGCTGGTTAGCCGGAACAATGATCGACTTCTTGTATTCAAAACCTACACGCACCCCATTCAGTGA
- a CDS encoding VCBS repeat-containing protein, giving the protein MKQFIRIMALILVLAACGKKQEETLFESLPAEQTGIAFVNEVKDDKELNIFNYRNFYNGGGVAIGDINNDSLPDVFLTSNMGDNKLYLNKGNFKFEDISEKAGIKGKHAWSTGATFADVNGDGLLDLYICNAGNRPNDDRANELFINNGNLTFTEKAKEFGLDDRGVSTHAAFFDYDRDGDLDMFLLNNSFMPVGRLGYKNLRNQRDYDGGHKFFENRIIHKDAAPVTTQFVDISEKAGIYGSVIGFGLGITVGDVNDDDWPDIYVSNDFYEHDYLYLNNQDGTFRESLKETFPHISLSSMGADVADVNNDGRLDIFVTEMLPGTDRRLKTTTLFESYELEQFKLSQDYHYQYMRNMLHLNNGLDAKGKLSFSDVGQYAGVAATDWSWGALLFDMDNDGQKDIFVANGLYKTISDQDFISFFSDDHTMQQVVTQGFNFAEFLPKMPSEPIPNYAFRNEGNLKFSNQAQAWGLAEPNFSNGSAYGDLDNDGDLDLIVSNVNQPLSVYRNHASDRNHQHFLRVKLKGTDQNRNGIGAKVRVHQPNRTILLQQMPNRGFQSSVDLTLVFGLGTETKIDSVTIVWPDGQQQAIPSVKADTELVLDYRQSKAGVPRMGATPASYFTDATAPARLDYTHVENAFVDYNRDPLLKQMYSTQGPPLAVGDVNGDGLDDVYLGGASGSAKKLFVQQANGTFKGQELIMLDTERLYEDVAATFFDADQDGDQDLYVVSGGNEFIDGSAELEDRLYLNDGKGTFTRDRRLPLLYLNGSSVTAADFDHDGDQDLFVGSRMVSGQYGLSPQSQLLVNNGRGEFKVMTKRYIPEFSKMGMVTDAVWADVNRDSWPDLIISEDWGPVTIFLNEKGQRLARSPQLSELTGWWNRLYVRDLDGDGDLDLVAGNLGSNNRYHASAEHPAELYVNDFDRNGTMEQIINCWTETGKSYPMVLKQDLQKAVPSIKKKFLKFTDYAEKTVEDLFDESSREGMLKRSAVEDRTGVFWNDGKGNFRFEALPQDVQFSPIYGISSVDYDQDGKLDLILTGNFFECLPELGRYDANRGVVLKGTGQQKFNVVPSAQTGLIVEGQVRRSAELKMPQGTGLIFAKNGAAAQLVRTQQKPR; this is encoded by the coding sequence ATGAAGCAATTTATTCGGATAATGGCCCTGATTCTGGTCTTGGCCGCGTGCGGGAAGAAGCAGGAAGAAACCCTGTTTGAATCGCTCCCGGCGGAACAAACGGGGATTGCGTTCGTCAACGAAGTGAAAGATGACAAGGAACTGAACATTTTCAATTACCGGAACTTCTACAACGGCGGCGGCGTAGCCATCGGCGACATCAACAATGATAGTTTGCCCGACGTGTTTTTGACGTCCAACATGGGTGATAATAAACTGTATCTCAACAAAGGCAATTTCAAGTTTGAGGATATTTCCGAGAAAGCGGGAATCAAGGGAAAGCACGCCTGGAGCACCGGAGCCACGTTTGCGGATGTAAACGGCGATGGTCTTCTGGATTTGTACATCTGTAACGCAGGGAATCGTCCCAATGACGACCGGGCCAACGAATTGTTTATCAACAACGGTAACCTGACCTTTACCGAAAAAGCCAAAGAATTTGGGCTGGACGACCGCGGCGTATCGACGCACGCTGCCTTTTTTGACTACGACCGCGATGGTGATCTGGACATGTTTCTGCTTAACAACAGCTTCATGCCGGTCGGGCGATTGGGCTATAAAAACCTGCGAAACCAACGGGATTACGACGGCGGTCACAAGTTCTTTGAAAACCGAATCATTCACAAAGATGCGGCTCCGGTAACGACGCAGTTCGTGGATATTTCGGAGAAAGCGGGCATTTATGGAAGTGTCATTGGTTTTGGATTAGGCATTACGGTAGGGGACGTGAACGACGACGACTGGCCGGACATCTACGTTTCTAATGATTTCTACGAGCACGATTATCTGTACCTGAACAATCAGGATGGGACCTTCCGCGAATCACTCAAAGAAACCTTTCCGCATATCAGTCTGTCTTCGATGGGAGCGGATGTCGCCGACGTGAACAACGACGGACGACTGGATATTTTCGTAACGGAGATGTTGCCCGGTACCGACCGCCGACTGAAAACCACCACGTTGTTTGAAAGCTACGAGCTGGAACAGTTCAAGCTCAGTCAGGACTACCATTACCAGTACATGCGAAATATGCTGCACCTGAACAACGGTCTGGACGCGAAGGGAAAACTATCGTTCAGTGATGTGGGGCAGTACGCGGGAGTAGCCGCCACCGACTGGAGCTGGGGAGCTTTGCTGTTCGACATGGACAACGATGGGCAGAAGGATATTTTCGTGGCGAACGGTCTGTATAAAACCATCTCGGATCAGGATTTTATCTCCTTTTTTTCCGACGATCATACCATGCAGCAAGTGGTGACCCAGGGCTTCAATTTCGCGGAATTTTTACCCAAGATGCCCTCGGAACCGATTCCCAATTATGCCTTCCGCAACGAAGGAAATCTAAAGTTCAGTAATCAGGCTCAGGCGTGGGGATTGGCTGAGCCCAACTTTTCGAACGGATCGGCTTACGGCGATCTGGATAATGACGGCGATCTGGATCTGATTGTCAGTAATGTCAATCAACCCTTGTCGGTATACCGCAATCACGCCAGTGACCGGAATCACCAGCATTTTTTACGCGTAAAGCTGAAAGGAACGGACCAGAACCGGAATGGAATCGGAGCGAAAGTTCGGGTGCATCAACCTAATCGTACCATTTTACTACAACAAATGCCGAACCGGGGTTTTCAGTCTTCCGTGGATTTGACGCTGGTTTTTGGACTGGGAACTGAAACCAAGATTGATTCCGTAACGATTGTCTGGCCGGATGGTCAGCAACAGGCCATCCCGAGTGTAAAAGCGGATACGGAACTCGTTCTGGATTATCGTCAATCGAAAGCCGGGGTACCTCGAATGGGGGCAACCCCAGCATCTTACTTCACCGATGCAACGGCTCCCGCTCGCTTGGACTATACCCACGTAGAAAATGCGTTTGTGGACTATAACCGTGATCCGCTGCTCAAGCAGATGTACTCCACGCAGGGGCCGCCGCTGGCCGTGGGCGATGTCAACGGCGATGGTCTGGATGATGTGTACCTCGGCGGAGCTTCCGGTTCGGCTAAAAAATTATTTGTACAGCAGGCCAATGGTACGTTCAAAGGTCAGGAGCTGATCATGCTGGATACCGAACGCCTGTACGAGGATGTAGCGGCCACCTTCTTCGACGCGGATCAGGATGGCGACCAGGACTTGTACGTGGTGAGCGGCGGGAATGAATTTATCGACGGCTCCGCTGAACTCGAAGATCGTTTGTACCTAAACGATGGAAAGGGGACGTTTACTCGTGACCGTCGCCTGCCCTTGCTGTATCTGAATGGCTCAAGTGTCACGGCGGCTGACTTCGATCACGATGGCGACCAGGATTTATTTGTGGGTAGTCGCATGGTATCCGGACAGTACGGCCTATCGCCACAGAGTCAGTTGCTCGTCAATAATGGTCGAGGTGAGTTCAAGGTAATGACTAAACGATATATCCCCGAATTCTCAAAAATGGGAATGGTAACCGACGCGGTCTGGGCGGACGTCAACCGCGATTCCTGGCCCGATCTCATTATCAGTGAAGACTGGGGACCCGTTACGATTTTCCTGAATGAGAAAGGCCAACGTCTGGCAAGATCGCCTCAACTTTCGGAACTGACGGGTTGGTGGAATCGCCTGTACGTGCGGGATCTCGACGGGGATGGTGATCTAGATCTGGTGGCGGGTAATCTGGGGAGCAATAACCGCTATCATGCTTCGGCAGAACACCCGGCGGAGCTGTACGTCAACGATTTTGACCGCAACGGTACCATGGAACAAATCATCAATTGTTGGACCGAAACCGGCAAAAGCTATCCGATGGTACTCAAGCAGGATTTACAGAAAGCAGTACCTTCCATCAAAAAGAAATTCCTGAAGTTTACGGATTACGCCGAAAAAACGGTCGAAGACCTGTTTGATGAAAGTTCCCGCGAAGGTATGCTCAAGCGTTCGGCGGTGGAAGACCGGACGGGCGTATTCTGGAACGACGGAAAGGGGAATTTCCGCTTTGAAGCCTTACCCCAGGACGTTCAATTTTCACCCATTTACGGAATCAGCAGTGTAGATTACGATCAGGATGGAAAGTTGGATTTGATCCTGACGGGTAATTTCTTTGAGTGCCTGCCCGAACTGGGTCGTTACGACGCCAACCGGGGAGTCGTGCTAAAAGGCACGGGACAACAAAAATTTAACGTCGTACCTTCCGCTCAAACGGGTTTGATCGTCGAAGGTCAGGTACGACGTTCGGCCGAGCTAAAAATGCCGCAAGGAACCGGACTGATTTTTGCCAAAAACGGAGCGGCCGCTCAATTGGTGCGTACGCAGCAAAAGCCTCGCTAG
- a CDS encoding RagB/SusD family nutrient uptake outer membrane protein: MKTLKILYGLGLTGMMIFNQSCTNLDSTVYDRADASNFPATESDLNAVIGSSYGTLRSFVDDPFVLQETTTDEVVVPTRGPDWYDDGRWQQLARHQFTPVIPSNINGAWEAFYRSIANVNINIGTLKESNVANKENTIAELRGIRALNYYYLVDLFGNVPILTEDSPAGNPAQNTRAEVFNFIEKELKEAIPSMRNENSVAMYGRMSRGAGHALLAHVYLNAEVFTGTPRWAQAAAEADSVINSKLYSLSANFLDNFTVNNDKNGSMMENIFVIPYDKVFATGNTFHMRTLHYALQSKYGLGVSPWNGYCTYADFYSTFTDQDARKKMWLAGPQTGPDGRVIQYDDRVDGQRHDLNFTPEINALERALAYQGVRFQKFQIQANNLIEHQDNDFPIFRYSSVLMTKAEALIRQGKTAEALPYINQVRKRAGVADFTAADLTLDNLLKEYGREFAFEGRRRTDLIRFKSFTQKAWQFKPVTDAKYNLMPIPATQMNSNPLLKQNPGY, translated from the coding sequence ATGAAAACGCTTAAAATTTTATACGGACTCGGGCTTACGGGGATGATGATTTTCAATCAATCCTGTACCAATCTGGATTCCACCGTATACGATCGGGCCGATGCAAGTAATTTCCCAGCTACTGAGTCCGATCTAAACGCCGTTATTGGTTCCTCCTACGGAACGCTACGGTCTTTCGTAGATGATCCCTTCGTGTTGCAGGAAACCACTACGGATGAAGTCGTAGTGCCCACACGTGGTCCCGACTGGTACGATGATGGCCGCTGGCAGCAGCTAGCCCGGCATCAGTTTACACCGGTAATTCCCTCCAACATCAACGGAGCGTGGGAGGCTTTCTACCGCAGTATTGCTAACGTTAATATCAATATTGGTACTCTGAAAGAGTCCAACGTAGCAAATAAGGAGAACACGATTGCGGAGTTACGGGGTATTCGAGCCCTGAACTACTACTATCTGGTTGATTTGTTCGGAAATGTGCCCATTCTAACGGAAGACTCTCCTGCTGGAAATCCAGCACAGAATACCCGGGCTGAAGTCTTCAATTTTATTGAAAAAGAACTCAAAGAGGCTATCCCTTCCATGCGGAATGAGAACAGCGTTGCGATGTACGGACGGATGTCTCGCGGTGCCGGACATGCTCTGCTGGCTCACGTGTATCTGAACGCGGAGGTATTCACAGGTACGCCTCGCTGGGCTCAAGCTGCTGCAGAAGCGGATTCGGTCATTAACTCCAAGTTGTATTCGTTGTCGGCCAACTTCCTGGATAACTTTACGGTAAACAACGACAAGAATGGCTCGATGATGGAAAACATCTTCGTCATTCCTTACGACAAGGTATTTGCTACGGGTAACACCTTCCATATGCGTACGCTACACTATGCTCTACAATCGAAGTATGGGTTAGGGGTTAGCCCTTGGAATGGGTATTGTACCTATGCTGATTTCTATTCCACGTTTACCGATCAGGATGCTCGTAAGAAAATGTGGTTAGCGGGTCCGCAAACGGGCCCTGATGGTCGGGTGATTCAATACGATGACCGCGTAGATGGGCAGCGGCACGACTTGAACTTTACCCCCGAAATCAATGCACTCGAACGGGCATTGGCCTATCAGGGCGTACGGTTCCAAAAATTCCAAATTCAGGCGAACAACCTGATTGAACATCAGGATAACGATTTCCCGATTTTCCGCTATTCTTCAGTATTGATGACCAAGGCAGAAGCATTGATTCGTCAGGGAAAAACAGCGGAGGCTCTGCCGTATATCAATCAGGTCCGGAAGCGGGCAGGCGTAGCAGACTTTACCGCTGCGGATCTGACGCTGGATAACCTGCTGAAAGAATACGGACGGGAGTTTGCCTTTGAAGGTCGCCGTCGGACGGATTTGATTCGTTTCAAATCCTTCACGCAGAAAGCTTGGCAGTTTAAACCGGTAACCGATGCCAAGTATAATCTGATGCCGATTCCAGCTACCCAGATGAATAGTAACCCTTTGCTGAAGCAAAATCCGGGTTATTAA